In Propionicimonas paludicola, a single window of DNA contains:
- the aceE gene encoding pyruvate dehydrogenase (acetyl-transferring), homodimeric type — MISSCTTERHRTVASRDQAGPILNGLPTNLPDIDSEETAEWLESLDMLLDDSGRNRARYIMLRLLERARDKHVGLPALTATDYVNTIPADQEPWYPGDVELERKFRRLARWNAAIMVHRAQRPGVGVGGHISTYASSATLYEVGFNHFFRGKDHPGGGDQVFFQGHASPGMYARAFLEGRLSESQMDGFRQEKSHIVDGRPVALPSYPHPRQMPEFWEFPTVSMGLGPINAIHQAQFNKYLANRGLKDTTDQHVWAFLGDGEMDEVESRGALQLAAYEQLDNLTFVVNCNLQRLDGPVRGNGKIMQELESFFRGAGWNVIKVVWGRGWDPLLSADNDGALLNLMNATTDGDFQTFKANDGGYVREHFFGRDPRTASMVADWSDDRIWKLTRGGHDYHKVYSAYQAAMEFKGAPTVILAHTIKGYFLGSHFAGRNATHQMKKLALDDLKQFRDRLDMPISDAVLEENPYQPPYVNPGPEDERIAYVLERRKALGGWVPERRDVAKPLPLPAQSAYAAVKQGSGQQPVATTMAWVRLLKDLMRDKGFGPHVVPIIPDEARTFGMDSFFPTIKIYNPHGQNYTPVDHELMLAYRESPKGQILHMGINEAGSVAAFTAAGSSYATHGVPMVPIYVFYSMFGFQRTADAIWAAADQLSRGFMIGATAGRTTLTGEGTQHMDGHSHLLAATNPAVVAYDPAYGYEIAHIMEDGLRRMYGENPENVIYYLTVYNEPMPQPAEPENVDVEGIVKGMYLLKEGNFDGVGADARRAQLLASGVGVAWALEAQELLKKDFGVVADVWSVTSWNELRRDGLICDEQKFLHPDQPAQVPWVTQKLQGRPGPVLAVSDFMRGVQDQIINWVPQRFASLGADGFGFSDTRAAARRFFHIDGPSLVVRTLQELAAAGELDASEAARAAEIYHLNDISAGASGAVGGDS; from the coding sequence ATGATCTCGAGCTGTACCACCGAAAGGCACCGAACCGTGGCAAGTCGCGACCAAGCCGGCCCGATCCTGAACGGATTGCCGACCAACCTTCCCGACATCGATTCCGAGGAGACCGCCGAGTGGCTGGAGTCCCTCGACATGCTCCTGGACGATTCCGGCCGCAACCGGGCCCGCTACATCATGTTGCGGCTCCTGGAGCGCGCTCGCGACAAGCACGTCGGTCTCCCGGCGCTGACCGCGACCGACTACGTCAACACGATTCCGGCCGACCAGGAGCCCTGGTACCCCGGCGACGTCGAGCTTGAGCGCAAGTTCCGCCGCCTGGCCCGCTGGAATGCCGCGATCATGGTGCACCGTGCCCAGCGCCCCGGCGTCGGCGTCGGCGGCCACATCTCCACCTACGCGTCCTCGGCGACGCTGTATGAGGTGGGCTTCAACCACTTCTTCCGCGGCAAGGATCACCCCGGCGGCGGCGACCAGGTCTTCTTCCAGGGCCACGCCAGCCCCGGCATGTACGCCCGCGCCTTCCTTGAGGGACGGCTCAGCGAGAGCCAGATGGACGGCTTCCGGCAGGAGAAGAGCCACATCGTCGACGGACGTCCGGTCGCGCTTCCGTCGTACCCGCACCCGCGGCAGATGCCGGAGTTCTGGGAGTTCCCGACCGTGTCGATGGGCCTGGGTCCGATCAACGCGATCCACCAGGCGCAGTTCAACAAGTACCTGGCCAACCGCGGCCTGAAGGACACCACCGACCAGCACGTCTGGGCCTTCCTGGGCGACGGCGAAATGGACGAGGTGGAGAGCCGCGGCGCGCTGCAGCTGGCCGCCTACGAGCAGCTGGACAACCTGACCTTCGTGGTGAACTGCAACCTGCAGCGCCTGGACGGCCCGGTCCGCGGCAACGGCAAGATCATGCAAGAGCTGGAGAGCTTCTTCCGTGGCGCCGGCTGGAACGTCATCAAGGTGGTCTGGGGACGCGGCTGGGATCCGCTGCTGTCGGCCGACAACGACGGTGCGCTGCTCAACCTGATGAACGCCACCACCGACGGTGACTTCCAGACCTTCAAGGCCAACGACGGCGGCTACGTCCGCGAGCACTTCTTCGGCCGCGATCCGCGGACCGCCTCGATGGTGGCCGACTGGTCCGACGACCGGATCTGGAAGCTCACCCGCGGTGGCCACGACTACCACAAGGTGTACTCGGCCTACCAGGCAGCCATGGAGTTCAAGGGCGCACCGACCGTGATCCTGGCCCACACCATCAAGGGTTACTTCCTGGGCAGCCACTTCGCCGGCCGCAACGCCACCCACCAGATGAAGAAGCTGGCTCTGGACGACCTCAAGCAGTTCCGCGACCGGCTCGACATGCCGATCAGCGACGCCGTGCTGGAGGAGAACCCCTACCAGCCGCCGTACGTGAACCCCGGCCCCGAGGACGAGCGGATCGCCTACGTCCTGGAGCGTCGCAAGGCGCTGGGCGGTTGGGTTCCGGAGCGTCGCGATGTGGCCAAGCCGCTGCCGCTGCCGGCGCAGAGCGCCTACGCCGCGGTCAAGCAGGGCTCGGGTCAGCAGCCGGTGGCCACCACCATGGCGTGGGTGCGGCTGCTCAAGGATCTGATGCGTGACAAGGGCTTCGGCCCGCACGTCGTCCCCATCATTCCGGACGAGGCGCGCACCTTCGGGATGGACTCGTTCTTCCCGACCATCAAGATCTACAACCCGCACGGCCAGAACTACACGCCGGTCGACCACGAGCTGATGCTCGCTTACCGGGAAAGCCCCAAGGGTCAGATCCTGCACATGGGCATCAACGAGGCGGGTTCGGTCGCGGCCTTCACCGCCGCCGGATCGTCCTACGCCACCCACGGCGTGCCGATGGTGCCGATCTACGTCTTCTACTCGATGTTCGGCTTCCAGCGCACCGCGGACGCGATCTGGGCCGCGGCTGACCAGCTGTCCCGCGGCTTCATGATCGGGGCCACGGCCGGGCGCACCACGCTGACCGGCGAGGGCACCCAGCACATGGACGGGCACAGCCACCTGCTGGCTGCCACCAACCCGGCAGTGGTCGCCTACGACCCGGCCTACGGCTATGAGATCGCCCACATCATGGAGGACGGTCTGCGCCGGATGTACGGGGAGAACCCCGAGAACGTCATCTACTACCTGACCGTCTACAACGAGCCCATGCCGCAGCCGGCCGAGCCGGAGAACGTCGATGTCGAGGGCATCGTCAAGGGCATGTACCTGCTCAAGGAGGGCAACTTCGACGGTGTCGGGGCGGACGCCCGCCGCGCGCAGCTGCTCGCCTCCGGCGTCGGCGTGGCCTGGGCCCTGGAAGCCCAGGAGCTGCTCAAGAAGGACTTCGGAGTGGTTGCCGACGTCTGGAGCGTGACCAGCTGGAACGAACTGCGTCGTGACGGCCTGATCTGCGACGAGCAGAAGTTCCTGCACCCTGATCAGCCGGCGCAGGTTCCCTGGGTCACCCAGAAGCTGCAGGGCCGTCCCGGCCCGGTGCTGGCGGTCTCCGACTTCATGCGGGGCGTCCAGGATCAGATCATCAACTGGGTTCCGCAGCGCTTCGCTTCGCTGGGTGCTGATGGCTTCGGCTTCTCCGACACTCGGGCGGCGGCTCGTCGCTTCTTCCACATCGATGGGCCTTCGCTGGTGGTTCGGACCCTGCAGGAGCTTGCTGCGGCCGGCGAACTGGACGCTTCCGAGGCGGCGCGGGCGGCCGAGATCTACCACCTGAACGACATCTCGGCCGGTGCTTCCGGTGCAGTTGGCGGCGACTCCTGA
- a CDS encoding DUF3052 domain-containing protein yields MSTAPGSTTGSPVAALGLTAGQVVQELGWDEDVDEGLRSAILDAIGEDFVYEAIEAVDVVLLWWREDDGDLGDGLVDALTDLAAGGAIWLLSPKVGRDGYLDPSDLAEAALTAGLAMANSVSVGKLWQAHKLVRPKGGRR; encoded by the coding sequence GTGAGTACCGCGCCCGGATCGACCACCGGTTCCCCGGTGGCCGCGTTGGGATTGACCGCTGGCCAGGTGGTTCAGGAACTCGGCTGGGACGAGGACGTCGACGAGGGTTTGCGCTCGGCGATTCTGGACGCCATCGGCGAGGATTTCGTCTACGAGGCCATCGAGGCTGTCGATGTCGTGCTGCTGTGGTGGCGCGAGGACGACGGCGATCTCGGTGACGGTCTGGTGGATGCACTGACCGATCTGGCGGCCGGGGGAGCGATCTGGCTGCTGAGCCCGAAGGTGGGCCGCGACGGTTACCTGGATCCTTCGGACCTGGCCGAGGCGGCGCTGACTGCAGGCCTGGCCATGGCCAACTCGGTCTCGGTCGGCAAGCTCTGGCAGGCCCACAAGCTGGTTCGGCCGAAGGGCGGACGCCGCTAG
- a CDS encoding phospholipase D-like domain-containing protein, which yields MMIRRTLTAALGAVVLLTSAMLPALPAEASETQVTVGSRQVEVTFNNPISAGGADWAHHDKLRRLIADAPAGAEIRLGIYYLTRDNIVDSLRDAVARGVSVYVVADGTSSHRTAQLRALATLLDSRMRICGTGTSGGCLSNASGGLMHAKYMLISQTKDNQGTSRSNVVWVSSANLTTPSGAEQFNNSVTIYDDESLYDGYMSQVWNPMWAGTRNYPGNDYYVASMPRGYFGSSASNSTVFVSPEQNTDLVANRLDNISPDSNCRIRVMQASFSDSRSAVADKLVSLKAGGCKVWIMVGDGDAMGDGNLAKFKRAGISVHKGAIHDKVILVSEGANNAHTWVLVGSHNLTESALRDQDNILMRLQDSKPLYDAYYAHFNDAYNNYPSA from the coding sequence ATGATGATTCGACGCACCCTCACAGCCGCTCTCGGCGCTGTCGTGCTACTGACCTCGGCGATGCTCCCCGCCCTACCGGCGGAGGCTTCAGAGACTCAGGTCACGGTCGGTAGTCGCCAAGTAGAGGTCACCTTCAACAACCCGATCAGCGCCGGCGGCGCAGACTGGGCGCATCACGACAAGCTACGGCGTCTGATCGCCGATGCCCCAGCCGGAGCCGAGATCCGTCTCGGCATCTACTACTTGACTCGGGACAACATCGTCGACAGCCTTCGCGACGCGGTTGCCCGCGGCGTATCGGTGTACGTGGTCGCCGACGGAACCTCCAGTCACAGGACTGCTCAGCTGAGGGCTCTCGCCACCTTGCTCGACAGCCGGATGAGGATCTGCGGGACCGGCACCTCCGGAGGATGCCTCTCCAACGCTTCCGGCGGCCTCATGCACGCCAAGTACATGCTGATCAGCCAGACCAAGGACAACCAGGGAACCAGCCGCTCGAACGTGGTCTGGGTGTCGTCAGCCAACCTGACCACGCCCTCGGGCGCTGAGCAGTTCAACAACTCGGTCACGATCTACGACGACGAGAGTCTCTATGACGGCTACATGTCCCAGGTGTGGAACCCGATGTGGGCAGGCACCCGCAACTACCCTGGCAACGACTACTACGTGGCATCGATGCCGCGCGGCTACTTCGGATCCAGCGCCAGCAACTCCACGGTGTTCGTCTCCCCCGAACAGAACACCGACCTGGTCGCTAACCGGCTCGACAACATCTCGCCCGACTCGAACTGCCGGATTCGCGTGATGCAAGCGTCCTTCAGCGACAGTCGATCCGCAGTTGCCGACAAGCTGGTCTCATTGAAGGCCGGCGGCTGCAAGGTCTGGATCATGGTCGGCGATGGCGACGCGATGGGCGACGGCAACCTCGCCAAGTTCAAGCGGGCCGGCATCTCGGTCCACAAGGGCGCGATCCACGACAAGGTCATCCTGGTCTCCGAAGGCGCCAACAACGCGCACACCTGGGTTCTGGTGGGTAGCCACAACCTGACTGAGTCAGCGCTGCGCGACCAGGACAACATCCTGATGCGACTTCAGGACAGCAAGCCGTTGTACGACGCCTACTACGCGCACTTCAACGACGCCTACAACAACTACCCGAGCGCCTAG
- the prfB gene encoding peptide chain release factor 2 — MTAADLQADLAVLDRTLQSIEAVLDPAAKKAEIAELAEQAAAPDLWDDQDNAQAVTSKLSRLQAEVDRITALRGRVDDLGVLIELAVEEDDPATLSEAQRDLKGLSADIEALEIRTLLAGEYDQRDALVTIRAEAGGVDAADFASMLLRMYLRWAERHGYATEVYDTSFAEEAGIKSATFTVKEPFAYGMLSVEQGTHRLVRISPFDNQGRRQTSFAGVDVLPVTEETDHIDVPEADIRVDVFRSSGPGGQSVNTTDSAVRITHLPTGLVVSCQNEKSQLQNKAAALRVLQSRLLERARAEKEAEMRGLKGDAGNSWGSQMRSYVLHPYQMVKDLRTEHEVGNPDAVFDGDIDAFIDAGVRWRRQQGER, encoded by the coding sequence GTGACCGCTGCAGACCTCCAGGCCGATCTGGCCGTCCTCGACCGCACTCTTCAGTCGATCGAGGCCGTCCTCGACCCAGCGGCCAAGAAGGCCGAGATTGCCGAGCTCGCCGAGCAGGCGGCAGCCCCTGACCTGTGGGACGACCAGGACAATGCCCAGGCCGTCACCTCGAAGCTTTCCCGGCTGCAAGCCGAGGTGGACCGGATCACCGCCTTGCGGGGACGAGTGGACGATCTCGGCGTGCTGATCGAACTCGCCGTGGAGGAGGACGATCCGGCCACTCTCTCCGAGGCGCAACGCGACTTGAAGGGACTGTCCGCCGACATCGAGGCGCTCGAGATCCGCACCCTGCTGGCCGGTGAGTACGACCAGCGCGATGCGCTGGTGACGATTCGCGCCGAAGCCGGCGGTGTCGACGCGGCCGACTTCGCGTCCATGCTGTTGCGGATGTACCTGCGCTGGGCCGAGCGGCACGGCTACGCCACCGAGGTTTACGACACCTCCTTCGCCGAGGAGGCCGGGATCAAGTCGGCCACCTTCACCGTGAAGGAGCCGTTCGCCTACGGGATGCTCTCGGTCGAGCAGGGCACTCATCGGTTGGTTCGGATCAGCCCCTTCGACAACCAGGGGCGCCGCCAGACCTCCTTCGCCGGAGTCGACGTGCTCCCGGTCACCGAGGAGACCGACCACATCGACGTCCCCGAGGCCGACATCCGGGTGGACGTGTTCCGCTCGTCCGGCCCTGGTGGGCAGAGCGTGAACACCACCGACTCGGCGGTCCGGATCACCCACCTGCCTACCGGCCTGGTGGTGTCCTGCCAGAACGAGAAGTCCCAGCTCCAGAACAAGGCGGCAGCCTTGCGGGTCCTGCAGTCTCGACTGCTCGAGCGGGCGCGGGCCGAGAAGGAAGCCGAGATGCGTGGCCTGAAGGGCGACGCCGGCAACTCCTGGGGCTCGCAGATGCGCTCCTACGTGCTGCACCCGTATCAGATGGTCAAGGACCTGCGCACCGAGCATGAGGTGGGCAACCCGGACGCCGTCTTCGACGGTGACATCGATGCCTTCATCGACGCCGGGGTGCGCTGGCGCCGTCAACAGGGAGAGCGCTGA
- the ftsE gene encoding cell division ATP-binding protein FtsE: protein MIRFENVTKTYDGQSKPALNNVTVEIAKGEFAFLVGTSGSGKSTFLRLILREYLPTSGHIHVAGQDLTRMHGWKVPGLRRRIGTVFQDFRLLPGKTVNENVAFALQVIGKSNSVIRKIVPETLELVGLEGKGDRLPEELSGGEQQRVAIARAFVNRPAILIADEPTGNLDPATSVGIMKLLDRINRSDTTVVMATHDANIVDQMRKRVIELSNGELVRDQTKGVYGYQ from the coding sequence GTGATCAGATTCGAGAACGTCACAAAGACCTACGACGGTCAGTCGAAGCCTGCCCTCAACAACGTGACCGTGGAGATCGCCAAGGGTGAGTTCGCCTTCCTGGTCGGAACGTCCGGCTCGGGCAAGTCCACCTTCCTGCGGCTGATCCTGCGCGAGTACCTGCCTACCAGCGGGCACATCCACGTGGCCGGCCAGGACCTGACCCGGATGCACGGCTGGAAGGTACCCGGACTGCGCCGTCGGATCGGCACGGTGTTCCAGGACTTCCGGCTGCTGCCGGGCAAGACCGTCAACGAGAACGTGGCGTTCGCGCTGCAGGTGATCGGCAAGTCGAACTCGGTGATCCGCAAGATCGTCCCGGAGACCCTGGAACTGGTCGGCCTGGAAGGCAAGGGTGACCGGCTGCCTGAGGAGCTTTCCGGTGGCGAGCAGCAGCGGGTGGCGATCGCCCGCGCCTTCGTGAACCGTCCGGCGATCCTGATCGCCGATGAGCCCACCGGAAACCTCGACCCGGCCACCAGCGTCGGGATCATGAAGCTGCTGGATCGGATCAACCGCTCCGACACCACGGTGGTGATGGCCACCCACGACGCCAACATCGTCGACCAGATGCGTAAGCGAGTGATCGAGCTGTCCAACGGCGAGCTCGTCCGTGACCAGACCAAGGGTGTGTATGGCTACCAGTGA
- the ftsX gene encoding permease-like cell division protein FtsX, whose protein sequence is MRHTFTEAWSGLRRNASMAVAVVVTIWVSLTLFGTGLLVAQQVDRLKDEWYDKIEISVFLCVPDSPGANCEDGVGTTDAQRQAIEQTLRANPEVAEVYYESKEQAYQQFKEFYADNPVLQSTTVEMMQDSFRVKLKNPEEYLGVVSAVTGMPGVQLVQDLRKILDPMFAWLNLARWATVGLSGLLLLAAALQIGNTIRMAAFSRRREIGIMRLVGASNWYIMLPFLMESLVAAIGGAALACLTLAGVEKFVIVDKAAKEITTIRWIEWTQVGWAMGIISIVAIVLSVVPTLIATRRFLRV, encoded by the coding sequence ATGAGGCACACCTTCACCGAGGCGTGGTCCGGACTGCGCCGCAATGCGTCGATGGCAGTCGCGGTCGTGGTCACCATCTGGGTCTCGCTGACTCTGTTCGGCACCGGCCTGCTGGTCGCCCAGCAGGTGGATCGGCTCAAGGACGAGTGGTACGACAAGATCGAGATCAGCGTCTTCCTGTGCGTCCCGGACTCGCCGGGGGCCAACTGTGAGGACGGCGTGGGCACCACGGACGCTCAGCGCCAAGCCATCGAGCAGACCCTTCGCGCCAATCCTGAGGTGGCCGAGGTCTACTACGAGTCCAAGGAGCAGGCCTACCAGCAGTTCAAGGAGTTCTACGCCGACAATCCGGTGCTGCAGTCGACCACGGTCGAGATGATGCAGGACTCGTTCCGGGTGAAGCTGAAGAACCCCGAGGAGTATCTCGGGGTGGTCTCGGCAGTGACCGGGATGCCCGGCGTCCAGCTCGTCCAGGACCTGCGCAAGATCTTGGATCCGATGTTCGCCTGGCTGAACCTGGCCCGCTGGGCCACGGTCGGGCTGAGCGGCCTGCTGCTGTTGGCCGCCGCGCTCCAGATCGGCAACACCATCCGGATGGCCGCCTTCTCCCGACGGCGGGAGATCGGCATCATGCGGCTGGTCGGCGCGTCGAACTGGTACATCATGCTGCCCTTCCTGATGGAGTCGTTGGTGGCTGCCATCGGCGGAGCGGCGCTGGCCTGTCTGACCTTGGCCGGTGTCGAGAAGTTCGTGATCGTCGACAAGGCGGCCAAGGAGATCACCACCATCAGGTGGATCGAATGGACGCAGGTCGGCTGGGCGATGGGGATCATTTCGATCGTCGCCATCGTTCTTTCGGTAGTGCCAACCCTGATCGCAACCCGAAGGTTCCTTCGGGTCTAG
- a CDS encoding peptidoglycan DD-metalloendopeptidase family protein — translation MRVSSSTQNVARGRRPGRLRAALRPSLVIGIVLCLSLGLGGPAQAENLNDARDRVRRELSQTNKDIASDKKVLAEAKARLADSQAELVEAQHALATATAKLDQAKADDARIAQELAEADSAAQAAQAAERQAQAEVDEQRRVVANAVRTAYQQQTPLVGVTVFVGADTPTELAQRMQWTDTIFGSVQAQYVRLRAAEATLQRLSATAQAAQAKSAERKQASAAALAKVQQLTEEAAGYRATVTALVEKNKQARAAAENELEQSTAQYEKLQREEAAIAAKLAKDNYNLVNKGGFIRPVNAPAGSPFGMRFHPILHYWRMHWGTDFGAACGAPIRAMANGKVISAGWTTTGFGNYTIISYGKRNGAQLASGYAHQSKVIVKAGQYVAQGQIVGYVGTTGLSTGCHLHLQIYRNGERVNPMKYL, via the coding sequence GTGCGGGTGTCTTCCTCCACCCAGAACGTGGCCCGGGGCAGACGCCCTGGACGACTGCGCGCCGCATTGCGGCCGTCGCTGGTGATCGGCATTGTCCTGTGCCTGAGTTTGGGGCTGGGCGGCCCGGCTCAGGCCGAGAACCTGAACGATGCGCGGGACCGGGTTCGCCGCGAGCTGTCCCAGACCAACAAGGACATCGCCTCCGACAAGAAGGTGCTGGCCGAGGCGAAGGCGCGGCTCGCCGACTCGCAGGCGGAGTTGGTGGAGGCGCAGCACGCGCTCGCGACCGCCACCGCCAAGCTCGACCAGGCGAAGGCCGATGACGCCCGGATCGCCCAGGAGCTGGCCGAGGCGGACTCAGCCGCGCAGGCTGCACAGGCGGCCGAGCGGCAGGCCCAAGCCGAGGTGGACGAGCAGCGCCGGGTGGTCGCCAACGCCGTCCGCACCGCCTATCAGCAGCAGACTCCGCTGGTCGGCGTGACCGTCTTCGTTGGCGCTGACACTCCCACGGAGCTCGCGCAGCGGATGCAGTGGACCGACACCATTTTCGGCAGCGTCCAGGCGCAGTACGTCCGACTGCGTGCCGCGGAGGCCACCTTGCAGCGGCTCAGCGCCACCGCACAGGCTGCCCAGGCCAAGTCGGCTGAGCGCAAGCAGGCCAGCGCGGCCGCTCTGGCCAAGGTGCAGCAGCTCACCGAGGAAGCGGCGGGCTATCGGGCAACCGTGACTGCACTGGTGGAGAAGAACAAGCAGGCGCGCGCCGCGGCCGAGAACGAGCTTGAGCAGTCCACCGCGCAGTACGAGAAGCTGCAGCGTGAGGAGGCCGCGATCGCCGCCAAGCTGGCCAAGGACAACTACAACCTGGTCAACAAGGGCGGCTTCATTCGTCCGGTCAATGCGCCGGCTGGATCGCCGTTCGGGATGCGGTTCCACCCGATCCTGCACTACTGGCGGATGCACTGGGGCACGGACTTCGGTGCGGCCTGTGGTGCCCCGATTCGGGCCATGGCCAACGGCAAGGTCATCTCGGCCGGCTGGACGACCACCGGCTTCGGCAACTACACGATCATCAGCTATGGCAAGAGGAACGGCGCGCAGCTGGCCAGTGGCTATGCCCATCAGTCGAAGGTCATCGTGAAGGCCGGACAGTATGTGGCTCAGGGCCAGATCGTCGGCTATGTGGGCACCACCGGACTGAGCACCGGGTGCCACCTGCATCTGCAGATCTACCGCAACGGGGAGCGCGTCAACCCGATGAAGTACCTCTGA
- the smpB gene encoding SsrA-binding protein SmpB, producing MPRPQGRIMVAQNRKARHDYHLHDRFEAGIVLTGTEVKSLRLGRASLADAFATVDDGEVWLRNAHIPEYAFGTWTNHATRRNRKLLLHRKEISKLDRETSATGKTIVPLAIYFSDGYAKVELAIATGKKDWDKRQTIAARDADREARRELAARSRGER from the coding sequence ATGCCGCGACCGCAGGGCCGGATCATGGTGGCGCAGAACCGCAAAGCGCGGCACGACTACCACCTTCACGACCGCTTCGAGGCGGGCATCGTGCTCACCGGTACCGAGGTGAAGTCGCTCCGGCTGGGACGCGCGTCGCTGGCCGACGCGTTCGCGACCGTCGACGACGGCGAGGTGTGGCTGCGCAACGCGCACATTCCCGAGTACGCCTTCGGCACCTGGACCAACCACGCCACCCGGCGCAACCGCAAGCTGCTGCTGCACCGCAAGGAGATCTCCAAGCTGGATCGGGAGACCTCGGCGACCGGCAAGACCATCGTCCCGCTGGCTATCTACTTCTCCGACGGCTACGCCAAGGTCGAGCTGGCGATCGCCACCGGTAAGAAGGACTGGGACAAGCGGCAGACCATCGCCGCTCGAGACGCGGACCGGGAGGCGCGGCGCGAACTGGCCGCCCGTAGCCGGGGCGAACGGTGA